In Alkalihalobacterium alkalinitrilicum, a genomic segment contains:
- the glmU gene encoding bifunctional UDP-N-acetylglucosamine diphosphorylase/glucosamine-1-phosphate N-acetyltransferase GlmU has translation MSNRFAVILAAGQGTRMKSKLYKVLHPVCGKPMVQHVVDQVKQLQFSDIVVIVGHGAEQVRTQLGDEITYTVQEEQLGTGHAVLQAEQLLATKKGVTVVLCGDTPLVTAETIEALLSYHEQEKALATVLTAHAEDPSGYGRIVRNGNGHVERIVEHKDASDSEKTIQEINTGTYCFDNQALFKALQNVGNQNVQGEYYLPDVIEILKNEGEKIAAYQTDSFEETLGVNDRVALAESERIMKERINKKWMREGVSIIDPSNTYISADAKIGQDTIIYPGSMIMGSSILGSDCIIGPHSEIIDSKVGDGTTIKQSVVHQSSIGNDVSIGPFAHIRPLSSIEDEVRVGNFVEIKKTSMGQRSKASHLSYIGDAEIGADVNLGCGSITVNYDGVNKYLTKVEDGAFIGCNSNLIAPVTVGKNAYVAAGSTITDDVPEEALSVARARQVNKEGYVTKINKKKNN, from the coding sequence ATGAGCAATCGATTTGCGGTCATTTTAGCCGCGGGACAAGGAACACGTATGAAATCAAAGCTTTACAAGGTTCTACATCCTGTTTGTGGGAAACCGATGGTACAGCATGTTGTAGATCAAGTTAAGCAACTACAGTTCTCTGACATCGTTGTCATCGTTGGCCATGGTGCTGAGCAGGTTAGAACACAATTAGGTGATGAAATCACATATACAGTTCAAGAAGAACAGTTAGGAACGGGTCATGCTGTGTTGCAAGCTGAACAGCTATTAGCGACAAAAAAAGGAGTGACCGTTGTTTTATGTGGTGATACCCCTCTTGTGACAGCAGAAACGATTGAAGCATTGCTTTCTTATCATGAACAAGAGAAGGCATTGGCAACAGTATTAACAGCTCATGCAGAAGATCCTTCAGGATATGGTCGGATCGTACGAAATGGTAATGGCCATGTTGAACGCATTGTCGAGCATAAGGATGCCTCTGACAGTGAGAAAACTATTCAAGAAATTAATACAGGTACTTATTGCTTTGATAATCAAGCATTATTTAAAGCTCTTCAAAACGTTGGAAATCAAAATGTACAAGGGGAATACTATCTTCCTGATGTCATTGAGATACTAAAAAACGAAGGTGAAAAAATTGCCGCATACCAAACGGACTCATTTGAGGAAACGTTAGGTGTAAATGACAGGGTAGCATTGGCTGAATCTGAACGAATTATGAAAGAGCGAATTAATAAAAAGTGGATGAGAGAAGGAGTATCAATTATCGACCCTTCTAACACATATATTTCAGCAGATGCTAAGATTGGGCAGGATACTATTATTTACCCTGGTTCAATGATTATGGGGAGTTCTATCTTGGGTAGCGATTGTATTATTGGACCACATTCTGAAATCATTGATAGTAAAGTAGGAGATGGTACAACTATAAAACAATCGGTTGTCCATCAAAGTTCGATTGGAAATGATGTTTCCATTGGTCCATTTGCCCATATTCGACCGTTGTCATCGATTGAAGATGAAGTTCGTGTAGGCAACTTTGTTGAAATCAAGAAAACATCGATGGGACAAAGAAGTAAAGCTTCTCATTTAAGTTATATCGGTGATGCTGAAATTGGCGCGGATGTAAACTTAGGCTGTGGTTCTATTACCGTCAATTATGACGGGGTCAATAAATATTTAACGAAAGTAGAAGATGGTGCGTTCATCGGTTGTAATAGTAATTTAATTGCTCCAGTTACGGTTGGCAAAAATGCCTATGTGGCAGCAGGATCAACCATTACTGATGATGTGCCAGAAGAAGCACTATCTGTTGCTCGTGCAAGACAAGTGAATAAAGAAGGTTATGTAACAAAAATAAATAAAAAGAAGAACAACTAA
- the mfd gene encoding transcription-repair coupling factor, whose protein sequence is MFGLQQYILESDEIKAVSTSVEAGLSEQLITGLTGSARTLFLSALYQDIKSPQLVITHNLFQAQKLYEDLSTLVDSSKVFLYPVNELISSEIAIASPEMRAQRIEVLNQLVNGYEGIVIVPMAGFRRLLPPAQLWKDSQCHLKVGTDIDLEKLLYKLIKIGYVRTDMVASPGEFSIRGGIVDIYPLTEEQPIRIEFFDTEIDSLRYFSVEDQRSQGQLEEIVIGPANELILDEEHFIKGAERLEEGLSQTLKKIKAKTVKEKITQHISYEVSQLRQKIAFQGMNKYMSLYYDEKATILDYVGKNSVLIIDEISRVQEMATNLEKEEAEWLTALLEQGEVIVDLEMSKPFEKSISASNCPIIYLSLFLKHVPSTNPKNIVNINCKAMQNFHGQLHLLKTETDRWLKAKWTVLFLAATKDRAKRLQHVLDDYKIEAELIEDKSPLLQGRSQILTGTLNSGFELPLQKLVVITEEEVFTKKVKRTQRKQKISNAERIKSYSELQVGDLVVHSNHGIGKYLGIETLEINGTHKDYLHLRYAGNDKLYVPVEQIDQVQKYVGSEEKEPKIYALGGSDWKKVKRKVQSSVEDIADDLIKLYAEREASVGHAFTKDGHEQQEFENSFPYQETEDQIRAIEEIKEDMEIQRPMDRLLCGDVGYGKTEVAIRAAFKAIMDGKQVAVLVPTTILAQQHYETIKERFSEFPIGIGVLSRFRSRKEQNETIKGLKAGTVDIVVGTHRLLSKDVVYKDLGLLVVDEEQRFGVTHKEKIKQLKSNIDVLTLTATPIPRTLHMSMLGVRDLSVIETPPENRFPVQTYVVEYNASLVKEAIERELTRGGQVYFLYNRVESITKMADQISMLVPDAKVSFAHGQMNERELESIMIDFLEGNSDVLVTTTIIETGVDIPNVNTLIIYDADKMGLSQLYQIRGRVGRSNRVAYAYFTYQRDKVLTEVAEKRLQAIKEFTELGSGFKIAMRDLSIRGAGNLLGAQQHGFIESVGFDLYSQMLKEAIEERKGDKPKEPPFTVEIDMLVDAYIPESYIQDAKQKIEMYKRFRAVESMEDLTDLQDELIDRFGDYPEEVADLLSIAKIKLYSKQEKVSEITQSKDNCTLLMTEEESKRVDGAKLFELINQLGRAVSLGTSGDRIKVVIKTKGMTSKDLLLTCERLLSDLHQVKKPQ, encoded by the coding sequence ATGTTTGGCTTACAACAATATATATTAGAAAGTGATGAAATTAAAGCGGTTTCAACTAGTGTAGAAGCAGGTCTTTCAGAACAACTAATTACAGGGCTTACTGGTTCGGCGAGAACACTGTTTTTATCTGCACTTTACCAGGATATCAAAAGTCCTCAACTAGTCATTACCCATAACTTATTTCAAGCACAGAAATTGTATGAAGATCTTTCAACACTTGTCGATAGTAGCAAAGTGTTTCTTTACCCTGTCAATGAGTTAATTTCTTCTGAGATCGCCATTGCGAGTCCTGAGATGCGTGCACAGCGTATCGAAGTATTAAACCAGCTTGTAAACGGATATGAAGGAATTGTTATTGTACCAATGGCAGGTTTCAGGAGGTTACTACCTCCAGCTCAGCTATGGAAAGACAGTCAATGTCATTTGAAAGTGGGTACGGATATTGACTTAGAAAAACTTCTATATAAATTAATAAAGATCGGTTACGTTCGAACAGATATGGTTGCTTCACCAGGGGAGTTCTCTATTCGGGGAGGAATAGTAGACATTTATCCCTTAACTGAAGAGCAGCCTATTCGTATTGAATTTTTTGATACGGAAATCGATTCACTTCGTTACTTTAGTGTGGAAGACCAACGTTCACAAGGTCAGTTAGAGGAAATTGTTATTGGACCAGCGAATGAGCTTATTCTCGATGAAGAGCACTTTATTAAAGGCGCGGAACGACTCGAGGAAGGGTTATCCCAAACGTTAAAAAAAATTAAAGCAAAAACGGTTAAGGAAAAAATTACCCAACATATTTCGTATGAAGTTAGTCAATTAAGACAGAAAATTGCTTTTCAAGGTATGAATAAATACATGTCGTTGTACTACGATGAAAAAGCAACCATCCTTGATTATGTTGGCAAAAATAGTGTGCTGATCATTGATGAAATAAGTCGTGTACAAGAGATGGCGACTAATTTAGAAAAGGAAGAAGCCGAATGGTTAACCGCACTTTTAGAACAGGGTGAGGTAATAGTCGATCTTGAAATGTCTAAACCATTTGAGAAATCTATAAGTGCGTCCAATTGTCCAATCATTTATTTATCGTTATTTTTAAAGCACGTTCCTTCAACGAATCCTAAAAACATCGTAAACATCAATTGTAAAGCGATGCAAAATTTCCATGGACAATTACATTTGTTAAAAACGGAGACCGATCGTTGGTTGAAAGCAAAATGGACGGTCCTATTTTTAGCAGCCACTAAAGATCGAGCAAAGCGGCTTCAGCACGTTCTTGATGATTATAAAATAGAGGCTGAATTAATTGAAGATAAAAGCCCACTTCTCCAAGGAAGATCACAAATATTAACTGGAACATTGAATAGTGGCTTTGAACTACCTCTTCAAAAACTCGTTGTCATCACTGAAGAAGAAGTCTTTACAAAAAAAGTGAAACGAACACAGCGAAAACAAAAAATATCAAATGCAGAACGAATTAAGAGTTATTCAGAATTACAAGTCGGTGACCTCGTTGTTCATTCTAATCATGGGATTGGTAAATATTTAGGAATTGAAACACTGGAAATCAATGGGACACATAAAGACTATTTGCATTTAAGATATGCAGGAAATGACAAGCTATATGTTCCGGTTGAACAAATTGATCAAGTCCAAAAATATGTAGGTAGTGAAGAAAAGGAACCAAAGATTTATGCTTTAGGTGGTAGTGATTGGAAGAAGGTAAAACGTAAAGTTCAATCTTCTGTAGAGGATATAGCCGATGATCTGATTAAGCTTTATGCAGAACGAGAAGCGAGTGTTGGTCATGCATTTACGAAAGACGGCCACGAACAACAAGAATTTGAAAACTCCTTTCCTTATCAAGAAACAGAAGATCAAATTCGAGCCATTGAAGAAATTAAAGAAGATATGGAAATACAAAGGCCGATGGACCGACTTCTTTGTGGGGATGTTGGTTACGGAAAAACTGAAGTTGCCATTCGAGCTGCTTTTAAAGCGATTATGGATGGCAAACAAGTGGCAGTTCTTGTTCCAACAACGATTCTTGCTCAGCAACATTATGAAACAATTAAAGAACGATTCTCAGAATTTCCAATTGGAATTGGTGTTTTAAGTCGTTTTCGTTCACGAAAAGAACAAAATGAAACGATTAAAGGTTTGAAGGCAGGAACGGTTGATATTGTTGTTGGAACGCATCGCTTATTATCAAAGGATGTTGTTTATAAAGATTTAGGGTTACTGGTCGTTGATGAAGAACAACGATTTGGAGTCACACATAAAGAAAAAATTAAACAATTAAAATCAAATATTGATGTATTAACTTTAACGGCAACTCCAATTCCAAGAACCCTTCATATGTCAATGCTAGGTGTAAGGGATTTATCAGTCATTGAGACTCCACCTGAAAATCGATTTCCTGTGCAAACGTATGTTGTTGAATACAATGCATCTCTCGTAAAAGAAGCGATTGAACGGGAATTAACGCGAGGTGGTCAAGTTTATTTCTTATACAATCGAGTGGAAAGTATTACGAAAATGGCAGATCAAATTTCGATGCTTGTTCCTGATGCAAAAGTATCGTTTGCGCACGGTCAGATGAACGAACGAGAGCTGGAATCGATCATGATTGACTTTCTTGAAGGAAATAGTGATGTGCTTGTGACTACAACGATCATCGAAACAGGTGTAGATATTCCAAATGTGAATACACTAATCATTTATGATGCAGATAAAATGGGTCTATCACAACTTTACCAAATTCGTGGTCGCGTCGGTCGTTCAAATCGAGTGGCCTATGCTTACTTTACGTATCAGCGTGATAAAGTGCTTACAGAGGTTGCAGAAAAACGTTTACAAGCAATCAAAGAGTTTACAGAGCTTGGTTCAGGCTTTAAGATCGCAATGCGGGATTTATCCATTCGCGGGGCTGGAAACTTATTAGGAGCCCAACAACATGGGTTTATTGAATCTGTCGGTTTTGATCTATATTCTCAAATGTTAAAAGAAGCCATAGAAGAGCGAAAAGGTGATAAGCCAAAAGAACCGCCATTTACTGTAGAAATTGACATGCTTGTTGATGCATACATTCCTGAGTCATATATACAAGATGCCAAGCAAAAAATCGAAATGTATAAAAGATTTCGAGCGGTTGAAAGTATGGAGGATCTTACAGATTTACAAGATGAACTCATTGACCGTTTTGGCGACTACCCAGAAGAAGTCGCTGATTTGTTAAGTATTGCAAAAATTAAATTATATTCGAAACAAGAAAAGGTTAGTGAAATTACACAATCGAAAGATAATTGCACATTATTGATGACAGAAGAAGAAAGTAAACGGGTAGATGGTGCAAAATTATTTGAATTAATAAATCAACTTGGGCGAGCAGTATCCTTAGGGACATCTGGTGATAGAATAAAAGTTGTAATTAAAACAAAAGGAATGACAAGCAAAGATTTACTTTTGACGTGCGAAAGGCTTTTAAGTGACCTTCATCAAGTCAAAAAGCCCCAATAG
- a CDS encoding ABC transporter permease subunit, with product MPFLQSPEDVKEYILHENGMIEVAPFSPSKVYWFGTDHYGVDLVTLIITGGRDTLLVVFAITVLRYVIAVPLGIMARKNKGFFHGIVQSLNSFFSMVPILFFALLFMNLPMFLLSEHRLLLILLTLALFECGRTATAVQTQVGQIDRSTYIEGAIINGSKWSTVFRFYYWRHLRTQLVILFFLDASRVMLLLGQLGFLSMFFAQTRVYDE from the coding sequence ATGCCATTCTTACAATCTCCTGAAGATGTGAAAGAGTATATTTTGCATGAGAATGGGATGATCGAAGTAGCTCCGTTTTCCCCGTCAAAGGTCTATTGGTTTGGGACGGATCACTACGGTGTTGATTTAGTAACGTTAATCATAACAGGAGGAAGAGACACATTATTAGTTGTTTTTGCTATAACCGTATTAAGGTATGTAATAGCCGTACCATTAGGGATTATGGCGCGGAAAAATAAAGGATTTTTTCACGGTATTGTACAAAGTTTAAATAGTTTTTTCTCAATGGTACCTATACTGTTCTTCGCTTTGTTATTTATGAATTTACCTATGTTTCTCTTGTCCGAACATCGGCTACTCCTTATTCTACTCACTCTTGCTCTATTCGAATGTGGGCGAACGGCAACGGCGGTGCAAACTCAAGTGGGACAAATTGATCGATCAACCTACATTGAAGGAGCAATTATAAACGGGAGCAAGTGGTCAACAGTTTTTCGTTTTTATTACTGGCGCCATCTTAGGACACAATTAGTTATTCTCTTTTTCCTAGACGCATCAAGGGTCATGTTATTATTAGGACAATTAGGATTTTTATCGATGTTTTTTGCGCAAACACGGGTTTATGATGAGTAG
- the spoVG gene encoding septation regulator SpoVG, which yields MEVTDVRLRRVNTEGRMRAIASITIDNEFVVHDIRVIDGNNGLFVAMPSKRTPDGEFRDIAHPISSQTREKIQSAVLAEYERAGETEGVEFEEAGA from the coding sequence ATGGAAGTGACAGATGTGAGACTACGCCGTGTCAACACGGAGGGACGTATGAGAGCGATTGCTTCAATTACGATTGATAACGAGTTTGTTGTACATGACATTCGTGTAATTGATGGCAATAATGGACTATTTGTTGCAATGCCAAGTAAAAGGACTCCAGATGGAGAGTTCCGGGACATTGCTCATCCAATTTCTTCACAAACTCGCGAAAAAATTCAATCTGCTGTTCTTGCTGAATATGAGCGAGCAGGTGAAACTGAAGGAGTAGAATTCGAAGAAGCTGGTGCTTAA
- a CDS encoding RidA family protein, producing MKTVHTSDAPQAIGPYSQGIIVNNMFYSSGQIPLTAEGELVTGDVQVQTHQVFKNLKAVLEAAGASLETVVKATVFIKDMNDFPLLNNVYGEYFSDHRPARSCVEVARLPKDVLVEIEVIALVK from the coding sequence ATGAAGACAGTACACACAAGTGATGCACCACAAGCAATTGGACCATACTCGCAAGGAATCATTGTAAATAATATGTTTTACAGTTCAGGACAAATTCCTTTAACAGCGGAAGGTGAGCTCGTTACGGGTGATGTACAAGTGCAAACGCATCAAGTATTTAAAAATTTAAAAGCCGTTCTTGAAGCTGCAGGAGCTTCTTTAGAAACTGTAGTAAAAGCAACTGTATTTATAAAAGATATGAATGACTTTCCACTATTGAATAATGTGTATGGCGAATATTTTAGTGATCATAGACCAGCACGATCTTGTGTTGAAGTAGCACGTCTACCAAAAGATGTATTAGTAGAAATTGAAGTAATTGCTTTAGTAAAATAA
- the pth gene encoding aminoacyl-tRNA hydrolase encodes MKLIVGLGNPGAKYENTRHNAGFIVIDQCAKTMGIELKETKFKGVYGSAVVDGEKVFLLKPLTYMNLSGESVRPFMDYFKIDLEDVMIIFDDMDLPVGQIRLRQKGGHGGHNGIKSLNAHLGTNEFKRIRIGVERPDPGVSVVNHVLGTFRQDEQELLDQAINKATEACSFWLKNEFPIVMNNFN; translated from the coding sequence ATGAAGCTAATTGTTGGCCTAGGCAACCCTGGAGCTAAGTATGAAAACACAAGGCATAATGCGGGATTTATAGTGATTGATCAATGTGCTAAAACGATGGGGATTGAGCTTAAGGAAACGAAGTTCAAAGGAGTTTATGGTTCAGCTGTAGTCGATGGAGAAAAAGTTTTTTTACTTAAGCCTCTTACATATATGAATTTATCTGGAGAAAGTGTACGTCCTTTTATGGATTACTTTAAGATTGACCTGGAAGATGTTATGATTATTTTTGATGATATGGACCTTCCCGTTGGCCAAATTCGTTTAAGACAAAAAGGTGGTCATGGGGGCCATAATGGAATCAAGTCATTGAATGCACATTTGGGCACAAATGAGTTTAAGCGAATTCGAATAGGCGTTGAGCGTCCAGATCCAGGTGTTAGTGTTGTTAATCATGTACTTGGGACGTTTCGACAAGACGAGCAGGAATTACTTGATCAAGCGATTAACAAAGCAACGGAAGCTTGCAGTTTTTGGTTAAAAAATGAATTCCCTATTGTTATGAATAACTTCAATTAG
- the spoVT gene encoding stage V sporulation protein T, whose product MKATGIVRRIDDLGRVVIPKEIRRTLRIREGDPLEIFVDRDGEVILKKYSPISELGNFAKEYAEALYDSLSHTVLIADRDTYIAVSGGSKKEYHNKSIGEIIEATMDERKSRVESSAGEFNIVGDQKEDLKGLVVAPIIANGDPIGAVVMLNKEESFSGEVEQKLAETAAGFLARQMEQ is encoded by the coding sequence ATGAAAGCTACTGGAATTGTTCGTCGTATTGATGATCTAGGTCGAGTTGTCATTCCGAAAGAAATTAGACGTACTTTACGAATACGTGAAGGTGACCCATTGGAGATTTTCGTTGACCGAGACGGCGAGGTCATATTGAAGAAGTACTCGCCAATTTCTGAGTTAGGTAATTTTGCAAAAGAATATGCTGAAGCTTTATATGACAGTTTAAGTCATACTGTACTCATTGCAGACCGTGATACATATATTGCTGTATCTGGTGGTTCCAAGAAAGAATATCACAATAAAAGCATTGGTGAAATTATTGAAGCAACTATGGATGAAAGAAAATCGAGGGTTGAGTCTTCAGCAGGTGAGTTTAACATTGTAGGTGACCAAAAAGAGGATTTGAAAGGTTTAGTCGTTGCACCTATAATAGCTAACGGTGACCCGATTGGAGCTGTGGTCATGTTGAATAAAGAAGAGTCGTTCTCAGGTGAAGTTGAACAGAAGTTAGCTGAGACGGCCGCTGGCTTTTTAGCTAGACAAATGGAACAATAA
- a CDS encoding ribose-phosphate diphosphokinase, whose product MPKYGDPSLKVFTLNANPELAHQIVEHIGIPMGKSSVTRFSDGEVQINIEESIRGGDVFLIQSTSAPANEHIMELLIMIDAVKRASAKSINVVLPYYGYARQDRKARSREPITAKLVANLLETAGASRVLTLDLHATQIQGFFDIPVDQLMGVPILSDYFKEKNLDDVVVVSPDHGGVIRARKLADRLKAPIAIIDKRRPKPNVAEVMNIVGNIEGKTAIIIDDIIDTAGTITLAANALVEHGAKSVYACCTHPVLSGPAIERIQNSKICELVVTNTIPLGEQKKIEKVTELSVAPLMAEAIIRVHENTSVSTLFD is encoded by the coding sequence ATGCCTAAATATGGTGATCCAAGTTTAAAAGTATTTACATTGAATGCAAACCCAGAATTAGCTCATCAGATTGTCGAACATATCGGTATCCCAATGGGAAAAAGCTCTGTAACTCGTTTTAGTGATGGTGAAGTACAAATTAACATTGAAGAGAGTATTCGTGGTGGAGATGTTTTCTTAATTCAATCAACAAGCGCTCCTGCAAACGAGCATATTATGGAACTTTTAATTATGATTGATGCTGTTAAACGCGCATCAGCAAAATCAATTAATGTCGTTTTACCGTATTACGGTTATGCCAGACAAGATCGTAAAGCTCGATCACGTGAGCCGATTACAGCTAAACTTGTCGCTAATCTATTAGAAACAGCTGGTGCATCAAGAGTGTTAACACTTGATTTGCATGCAACACAAATCCAAGGGTTCTTTGATATCCCAGTCGATCAGTTAATGGGTGTACCGATTTTATCAGATTATTTTAAAGAGAAAAACTTAGATGATGTTGTTGTTGTATCTCCAGACCATGGTGGTGTAATTCGTGCCCGCAAATTAGCGGATCGTTTAAAAGCACCAATTGCAATTATTGATAAGCGTAGACCAAAGCCAAACGTAGCAGAAGTAATGAATATTGTCGGTAATATTGAAGGCAAAACAGCGATTATTATTGATGATATTATTGATACAGCTGGTACGATCACACTAGCTGCTAACGCACTTGTAGAGCATGGAGCCAAATCGGTGTATGCATGCTGTACACACCCTGTACTTTCGGGCCCGGCGATTGAGCGAATTCAAAATTCAAAAATTTGTGAGCTTGTGGTAACGAACACAATTCCTCTAGGGGAACAAAAGAAAATTGAAAAAGTAACAGAACTGTCAGTCGCTCCGTTAATGGCAGAAGCAATTATTCGAGTTCATGAAAATACATCGGTAAGTACCTTATTCGATTAA
- a CDS encoding anti-sigma-F factor Fin family protein, with product MAIHYQCRHCQLDLGKIEEATLTSTQLGFDHLNDVERNEMINYDGTGNIHVKVICEDCQEALSRNPDLHQLESFIQ from the coding sequence ATGGCCATTCATTATCAATGTCGCCATTGTCAGTTAGATCTTGGTAAAATAGAGGAAGCAACGCTCACATCCACTCAACTAGGGTTTGATCATTTAAATGATGTGGAACGAAATGAAATGATCAATTATGATGGTACTGGTAATATTCATGTAAAAGTCATATGCGAAGATTGTCAAGAAGCGTTAAGCAGGAATCCTGATTTACATCAATTAGAATCATTTATTCAGTAA
- the purR gene encoding pur operon repressor, with protein sequence MKKLRRSGRLVDMTNYLLQNPHKLISLTHFSERYQSAKSSISEDLGIVKEIFEEQGIGSLLTIPGASGGVKYMPMVTVEQAEEYIEELNTQLSKADRLLPGGYLYMMDVLGQPRIMNNIGRLFAAVYSNVKIDAVMTVATKGIPLAYAVGSHLDVPVSIVRRDHRVTEGSMVSINYVSGSTKRIQTMSLARRSLSAGSNVLIIDDFMKAGGTVRGMVDLLAEFQANVVGIGVLVESEGEEERLVDEYISISKISDVNVRDKEIKVEAGNYLNKLHEGMKGENK encoded by the coding sequence ATGAAAAAGCTAAGAAGAAGTGGTAGATTAGTCGATATGACTAACTACTTGTTACAAAATCCACATAAATTAATTTCATTAACTCACTTTTCTGAACGGTATCAATCTGCCAAATCTTCTATTAGTGAAGATTTGGGGATTGTAAAAGAAATATTTGAAGAACAGGGCATTGGTTCTTTACTTACGATACCTGGGGCTAGTGGTGGCGTGAAATATATGCCGATGGTAACAGTAGAACAAGCGGAGGAATACATCGAAGAATTAAATACACAATTATCAAAAGCAGATCGCCTATTACCTGGTGGCTACTTGTATATGATGGATGTTTTAGGACAGCCCAGAATTATGAACAATATCGGTCGATTGTTTGCGGCTGTGTATAGCAATGTTAAAATTGATGCAGTCATGACGGTAGCGACGAAAGGAATTCCATTAGCTTATGCTGTTGGAAGTCATCTTGACGTTCCTGTTAGCATTGTTCGTAGAGATCACCGAGTGACAGAAGGTTCGATGGTGAGTATTAATTATGTATCAGGTTCAACAAAGCGAATTCAGACAATGTCACTTGCGCGGCGGAGTCTCTCAGCAGGTTCAAATGTTTTGATTATTGATGATTTCATGAAAGCTGGTGGAACTGTAAGAGGAATGGTGGACTTGCTGGCGGAATTTCAGGCAAATGTCGTTGGAATTGGAGTTCTCGTTGAATCGGAAGGTGAAGAAGAACGACTAGTCGATGAGTACATTTCGATCTCGAAGATTTCGGATGTGAATGTTCGTGATAAGGAAATTAAAGTTGAAGCAGGTAACTATTTAAACAAACTACATGAGGGAATGAAGGGGGAAAACAAATGA
- a CDS encoding 50S ribosomal protein L25/general stress protein Ctc: protein MAVALEAITRPDLKKSTTRKFREDGNVPAVLYGKKVDSQPIAVNQINFVKLVRDEGRNSIISLNVNGAKHEVMVYDMQVDPIKNELVHVDFCAVDMSSEVDTDVKVQLVGEAPGVSDGGMVSHLLHQLSIRALPSDIPSEITVDISNLNVGDSLQVRDIVSQQSVEITNDPEETIVTILIQPAEQEPGQVEEEEVAELVQGDAENETEANEEQ from the coding sequence ATGGCAGTAGCTCTTGAAGCAATAACACGACCAGACTTGAAAAAATCAACAACTAGGAAGTTTAGAGAAGATGGGAACGTCCCTGCAGTGTTATACGGGAAAAAGGTAGATAGTCAGCCGATTGCTGTAAATCAAATCAACTTTGTAAAGTTAGTAAGAGATGAAGGACGAAATTCTATTATTTCTTTAAACGTTAATGGTGCAAAACACGAGGTCATGGTATATGACATGCAGGTTGATCCAATAAAAAATGAACTTGTGCATGTAGATTTTTGTGCGGTTGATATGAGCTCAGAAGTGGATACAGATGTGAAAGTTCAACTCGTGGGTGAAGCACCAGGAGTTAGTGACGGTGGAATGGTATCACATCTTCTGCATCAACTATCAATTCGAGCTTTACCGTCAGACATCCCATCTGAAATTACAGTTGATATTTCGAACTTAAATGTAGGGGATTCGCTTCAAGTAAGAGATATTGTGAGTCAGCAGTCGGTTGAAATCACAAATGATCCTGAAGAGACAATTGTCACCATTTTAATTCAACCAGCCGAACAAGAACCAGGGCAGGTTGAAGAAGAAGAAGTGGCTGAACTTGTACAAGGCGATGCGGAGAATGAAACAGAAGCAAATGAAGAACAGTAA